A genomic segment from Nitrospira sp. encodes:
- a CDS encoding Glycosyl transferase, group 1, whose protein sequence is MKVLVISAAYPPMHAGEATNTYHLCRQLVERGIEVHVLTSAGNVGTNDARIQIHPLMQRWNWIEMIRVRSFLKSCAPDAIFLMYIGLMYKFHPMVTFLPTLCKRLFPNVPFVTRYESAFVGADPSKTSLTSRAFRKLMVRWAGTKDVAYSSGTLLRDSDAVIALCERHRAMLVEEWPPVSKKIALIPPPPNLFIASNMGGLAREKGRACLGVTCNEFVVTFFGYLYPIKGVETLLRAFAIVAAQRPEARLLFIGGKVDLDSQVSSSYFDEMQRLAKELNIAERTTWTGAFKSEEEEASHYLHASDVCVLPFLEGVQLNNSSFASMVAHGLPIIVTRGPMTDKAFVHGDNVLACEPRDHHGVAGLLLEVMNRPDLRERLRIGARKLADEWFSWDTAMEKTLATLRA, encoded by the coding sequence ATGAAAGTGTTAGTGATTTCGGCAGCCTATCCTCCCATGCACGCGGGAGAAGCGACCAATACCTATCACCTTTGCCGACAATTGGTTGAGCGTGGGATCGAGGTTCATGTCCTCACGTCGGCCGGGAATGTCGGCACGAATGATGCCCGGATTCAGATTCATCCACTCATGCAGAGGTGGAATTGGATTGAGATGATCCGAGTCCGGTCTTTTCTCAAGAGCTGTGCTCCGGATGCCATATTCCTGATGTACATCGGGCTGATGTACAAGTTTCATCCCATGGTGACCTTTTTGCCTACATTGTGTAAGCGGTTGTTTCCGAACGTACCATTTGTGACACGCTATGAAAGTGCGTTCGTCGGCGCAGATCCATCAAAAACCAGCCTCACCTCTCGTGCATTTCGGAAGCTGATGGTGCGATGGGCCGGGACGAAAGATGTCGCGTATAGTTCAGGAACATTGTTGCGCGACAGTGATGCCGTCATTGCACTCTGTGAGCGCCATCGCGCCATGTTGGTTGAAGAATGGCCTCCTGTGAGCAAAAAGATTGCGTTGATTCCTCCTCCTCCGAATTTGTTCATCGCATCAAATATGGGAGGTCTTGCGCGGGAGAAAGGCAGGGCTTGTTTGGGTGTTACCTGCAACGAATTTGTCGTCACATTTTTTGGATATCTCTATCCAATTAAAGGTGTGGAAACTCTGTTGCGTGCATTTGCGATCGTCGCTGCGCAACGACCTGAGGCGAGACTCTTGTTCATCGGAGGAAAGGTCGACCTGGATAGTCAAGTGAGTTCATCCTATTTCGACGAAATGCAGCGGCTCGCCAAGGAGTTGAACATCGCTGAGAGGACTACATGGACAGGAGCATTCAAGTCTGAGGAGGAGGAAGCCTCTCACTATCTTCATGCTTCTGACGTCTGTGTGTTGCCGTTTCTCGAAGGGGTACAACTCAACAACAGTTCATTCGCCTCAATGGTTGCCCATGGCCTCCCCATTATCGTGACACGGGGACCGATGACAGACAAAGCTTTTGTCCATGGCGATAATGTCCTCGCCTGTGAACCGAGGGATCATCACGGCGTGGCAGGTCTTTTGTTGGAGGTGATGAACCGACCGGATCTGCGCGAGCGTCTTCGTATTGGCGCGCGGAAACTGGCGGACGAGTGGTTTTCGTGGGATACGGCCATGGAAAAAACATTGGCAACTTTGCGTGCCTAA
- a CDS encoding Glycosyl transferase, group 1 family protein, with amino-acid sequence MNIMLVTPWRPSLTGGISTVIARLTSEFQKKGHNIIIFVADQGNFICQVETMEATPVYGMYLRSPLSSDHPLRAVVMYCAWFPLTMLQLIWLARRKRLDAIIIQYPLPAMFYFGMVKRMVGCALLVTYQGNDAHDLSFWDPRGRRLVKSLLEKADVVLAVSRTLLAKVQNVFPDLRLTRSHLLPNGAPLDVIRAVGEARAEADLPPSYVLTAGHLIHRKGIDTLISALRVAKGLGVTLHLVIAGDGPERENLIRQSCEQGVSDQIRFVGNQSHSQVLHLMKSCLFFVLASRAEGMPLVIAEAMACGKAVVATDVDGVPEIVQDRSTGVLVPAEDPDALASALINLYSDPPFRDTLARQGKEWAFREYNWESIANRYLGLIEECRIG; translated from the coding sequence ATGAATATCATGCTCGTTACACCGTGGCGGCCCTCCCTAACCGGCGGAATCAGCACGGTGATCGCCAGGTTGACAAGTGAGTTTCAAAAGAAAGGTCACAATATCATTATATTCGTTGCCGACCAGGGGAACTTCATTTGTCAAGTTGAGACAATGGAGGCTACACCTGTGTACGGCATGTATCTCCGATCGCCGCTGTCTTCCGATCATCCTCTTCGTGCCGTTGTCATGTATTGTGCCTGGTTTCCACTTACTATGCTGCAGCTCATCTGGTTGGCACGGCGGAAGCGGCTGGACGCGATCATCATCCAGTATCCATTGCCTGCCATGTTCTATTTCGGGATGGTGAAACGCATGGTCGGATGTGCGCTTCTCGTGACGTATCAAGGAAACGATGCGCATGATTTGTCTTTTTGGGATCCGCGTGGCAGGCGATTGGTCAAGTCTTTGCTTGAAAAGGCAGACGTTGTGTTGGCCGTTTCGCGCACGCTCTTGGCGAAAGTCCAAAACGTGTTTCCTGATTTGCGTCTCACACGCAGCCACCTGCTCCCGAACGGGGCTCCGTTGGACGTTATTCGCGCAGTCGGAGAAGCTCGAGCGGAAGCAGATCTCCCGCCGAGTTACGTATTGACCGCTGGTCATCTGATCCATCGTAAGGGGATCGACACGCTTATTTCGGCACTGCGGGTCGCCAAAGGACTGGGAGTCACGCTTCATCTCGTGATCGCCGGCGATGGTCCGGAGCGTGAGAACTTGATACGCCAATCCTGCGAACAAGGCGTCTCAGACCAAATCCGATTTGTCGGCAATCAATCACACTCCCAAGTCCTGCACCTGATGAAATCTTGTTTGTTCTTCGTGCTTGCATCGCGGGCGGAGGGAATGCCGCTGGTCATCGCGGAGGCAATGGCATGCGGGAAAGCAGTCGTTGCCACCGATGTAGACGGTGTGCCGGAAATTGTTCAGGATCGCTCGACGGGGGTCTTGGTACCTGCTGAAGATCCTGACGCGCTGGCATCGGCTTTGATCAATCTGTACTCAGATCCTCCCTTTCGAGACACCCTTGCCAGACAGGGGAAGGAATGGGCTTTTCGTGAATACAATTGGGAGTCGATCGCAAATCGATATTTGGGGCTCATAGAAGAATGTCGGATTGGCTAA
- a CDS encoding Nodulation protein nolO, which yields MNILGISAFYHDSAACLVRDGEIIAAAQEERFTRKKHDPGFPHRAIDYCLHEGRIGLKDVRHLVFYDKPLVKFERLLETYLAFAPRGVQSFVAAMPVWLKEKLLLKSLLQKEFLVHAPEITTAALPQILFSEHHESHAASAFFPSPYEKAAVLCMDGVGEWATTSTWLGQGNVLTPLWDIPFPHSIGLLYSAFTYYTGFKVNSGEYKVMGLAPYGEPKYVKMIYEHLLDLKPDGTFRLNMDYFNYCTGLTMTGNKFDEIFGGPPRKPESKLTQREMDLARSVQEVTEEVMLRLSRTLHRETGVDYLCMAGGVALNCVGNGRILREGPFKGLWIQPAAGDAGGALGAALTTWYQYEQKPRNVIPGKDGIKGSYLGPAHTNEDIEAYLKKTEAPYTRLSDDQLYVRVAEELASGKVVGWLQGRMEFGPRALGGRSILGDARNTQMQSVMNLKIKYRESFRPFAPSVLRERTSDYFALNADSPYMLLVAPVVEKRRLPMSSTQKGLWGIELLNVPRSDIPAVTHLDYSARIQTVQQDTNPRYYALLKAFEAKTGCAVLVNTSFNVRGEPIVSTPEDAYRCFMRTEMDVLVLENCVLFKSEQKPLEDDSDWKKEFELD from the coding sequence ATGAATATTCTTGGTATTTCTGCCTTCTATCATGACAGTGCCGCCTGTCTGGTACGTGACGGGGAAATTATCGCGGCGGCTCAAGAGGAGCGCTTCACGAGGAAGAAGCATGATCCCGGATTCCCGCATAGAGCCATTGACTACTGCCTTCACGAGGGAAGGATCGGGCTCAAGGATGTGCGGCACCTTGTCTTTTACGATAAACCGTTGGTTAAATTTGAACGCTTGTTGGAAACCTATCTCGCCTTTGCCCCTCGAGGGGTTCAATCCTTCGTTGCCGCCATGCCGGTATGGCTGAAAGAGAAACTGCTCTTAAAAAGCCTGCTCCAAAAAGAATTTCTTGTTCATGCACCGGAAATAACAACGGCCGCTCTGCCGCAGATTCTGTTCTCGGAGCATCATGAGTCCCACGCCGCGTCCGCATTTTTTCCTTCCCCCTACGAGAAGGCGGCGGTGTTGTGTATGGACGGGGTGGGGGAGTGGGCGACGACATCGACGTGGCTGGGTCAGGGTAATGTACTGACTCCCCTCTGGGATATTCCCTTCCCCCATTCCATCGGACTGCTCTACTCAGCCTTTACGTACTACACAGGCTTCAAGGTCAATTCCGGTGAGTACAAAGTGATGGGGTTGGCACCCTATGGGGAGCCGAAATACGTGAAAATGATTTACGAGCACTTGTTGGATCTCAAGCCGGATGGAACCTTCCGCTTGAACATGGACTATTTCAACTATTGCACCGGTCTCACCATGACCGGGAATAAGTTCGACGAAATCTTCGGAGGGCCGCCTCGTAAACCCGAATCGAAATTGACCCAACGTGAAATGGACTTGGCACGGTCGGTTCAAGAAGTGACCGAAGAAGTCATGTTGCGTCTATCTCGAACCCTACATCGGGAAACCGGTGTGGACTATCTCTGTATGGCTGGAGGGGTGGCGCTCAATTGTGTCGGTAACGGGCGAATTTTACGGGAGGGGCCATTCAAGGGGCTCTGGATTCAGCCTGCTGCGGGGGACGCCGGAGGTGCGTTGGGCGCCGCATTGACCACCTGGTATCAGTATGAACAGAAGCCTCGCAACGTGATTCCTGGGAAAGACGGTATCAAAGGATCGTATTTGGGACCGGCTCATACCAACGAGGATATCGAGGCCTACCTCAAGAAGACCGAGGCTCCCTATACTCGGTTGAGTGATGACCAATTGTATGTTCGTGTGGCGGAAGAACTCGCTTCGGGGAAGGTTGTCGGCTGGCTGCAAGGACGTATGGAATTCGGTCCTCGTGCCTTAGGCGGTCGAAGCATCTTAGGCGATGCCCGCAATACCCAGATGCAATCCGTGATGAACCTCAAGATTAAGTACCGAGAATCGTTTCGGCCGTTTGCGCCTTCTGTCTTACGGGAGCGGACATCCGATTATTTCGCCCTCAATGCCGACAGTCCCTACATGTTGCTGGTTGCGCCGGTCGTCGAGAAACGAAGACTGCCCATGAGTTCAACACAGAAAGGACTGTGGGGTATCGAATTGCTGAATGTCCCTCGATCTGACATCCCTGCGGTCACCCACCTTGACTACTCGGCACGCATTCAAACCGTCCAGCAAGATACGAATCCTCGGTACTACGCGCTGCTCAAGGCCTTTGAGGCCAAGACGGGTTGCGCTGTGTTGGTCAATACGTCCTTCAATGTTCGAGGGGAGCCGATCGTCAGTACTCCTGAAGATGCCTATCGGTGTTTTATGCGAACGGAGATGGACGTGCTTGTGCTTGAAAACTGCGTGTTGTTCAAGTCGGAGCAGAAGCCGCTTGAGGATGATTCAGATTGGAAAAAAGAGTTCGAACTCGATTAG
- a CDS encoding UDP-glucuronate decarboxylase: MRVLITGGAGFLGSHLSDLLIGQGHDVIALDNLITGRAENIAHLMGNPRFSFVKYNVCDYLHVDGQLDGVMHFASPASPQDYLEMPIATLKVGALGTHKALGLAKAKGARFLLASTSEVYGDPLLNPQPESYWGNVNPIGARGVYDEAKRFGEAMTMAYHRYHGLDTRIVRIFNTYGPRMRPKDGRVVSNFIVQALQGKPLTVFGDGSQTRSFCYVDDLVRGIVALLTTKSDKSVAERTDRAKFLTQKPDAVPDSIHDPVNIGNPRELTVRKIAEIILKLTGSKSSIEERPLPADDPKVRRPDITRAKSLLSWEPKVELEDGIRKTTEYFRHVVAT; this comes from the coding sequence ATGCGAGTTCTTATTACGGGGGGAGCAGGGTTTCTCGGCAGTCACTTGTCTGATCTGTTAATCGGGCAGGGACATGATGTGATTGCGCTCGACAATTTAATTACCGGACGAGCCGAGAACATCGCACATCTGATGGGGAATCCGAGATTCAGTTTTGTGAAATACAATGTCTGCGATTACCTGCATGTGGATGGGCAATTGGATGGAGTCATGCATTTCGCCTCCCCGGCAAGTCCACAGGACTATCTTGAAATGCCGATAGCAACCTTGAAGGTGGGTGCGCTCGGAACACATAAGGCGTTGGGGCTTGCGAAAGCCAAAGGCGCGCGCTTCTTGTTGGCCAGCACTTCCGAGGTATACGGCGATCCCTTGCTCAATCCACAACCGGAATCCTATTGGGGAAATGTGAATCCCATCGGTGCGCGTGGGGTCTATGACGAGGCGAAGCGATTCGGTGAAGCCATGACGATGGCATACCATCGGTACCATGGCTTGGATACAAGGATCGTACGCATTTTCAATACCTATGGCCCGAGAATGAGGCCGAAAGACGGGCGTGTCGTGTCGAATTTTATCGTCCAGGCCTTGCAAGGAAAACCTCTGACGGTTTTCGGCGACGGTTCCCAAACTCGCAGCTTTTGCTATGTTGATGATTTGGTTCGTGGTATCGTGGCGTTGCTGACCACCAAATCTGACAAGTCGGTTGCGGAACGAACTGACCGTGCCAAATTTCTCACGCAAAAACCCGATGCCGTTCCGGACAGCATCCATGATCCGGTCAATATCGGCAACCCGCGCGAACTCACGGTTCGTAAGATTGCGGAGATCATCCTGAAATTGACCGGATCAAAGAGCAGCATCGAAGAGCGTCCTCTCCCTGCCGACGATCCGAAGGTGCGCCGCCCTGACATCACAAGGGCGAAAAGCCTGTTGAGTTGGGAACCAAAAGTGGAGCTTGAGGACGGCATCCGGAAGACGACCGAATATTTTCGTCACGTCGTTGCGACGTAA
- a CDS encoding Asparagine synthetase [glutamine-hydrolyzing]: MCGIAVAIGLNGRPIERAAVERMAKSLLHRGPDDGGVYVDGSVGLGFRRLSILDLSDAGHQPMVSEDGQYVMVFNGEIFNYIELRSELRQLGYQFRSSGDSEVLLAAYRQWGADCLPKLNGMWAFVIYDRRHRRLFGSRDRFGIKPLYYSRNHDIVLFASEIKALRASGYRQNDINWRIAARFLLEGRLDGHVETFYEGIRQIPPGSGFEVDVDGTWRLWPFWSLETLPPTVSDNPAAAFADLFEDSVRIRMRSDVPVGVCLSGGLDSTAIICAAARHRSDYADGGSESLQAFCYMDKQFDESKYIADTLTQTGAQLRQLETSPSELWNDLRKVLWFQDEPVHTMTAVVGYQLMRLAASQGIRVVLNGQGADETIGGYSSYFQDYWVALLRQGRVREAWQAVASYSMAHGGSSQERFTEAVSRCLSREMYKIGAYQQWAQARRQVRLCRNPWFSTDLTKYCINEDDSPVSGTLSRALNQSVVSAPLPLYLRIEDRNSMANSIEARLPFLDYRLVSFVCGLPDDWKIRGPWNKYILREGMRGRIPESVRARVDKMGFPTASKKWFAHDLHEPLRDILGSRTVRERGIYNVGALLTDLERHRRGEIDFADKLFHVAEFEILSDFIRQDPISAS, from the coding sequence ATGTGTGGAATCGCTGTTGCCATAGGATTGAACGGAAGACCGATCGAGCGGGCGGCTGTCGAGCGGATGGCCAAAAGCTTGTTGCATCGAGGCCCGGACGATGGCGGGGTGTATGTGGATGGGTCTGTCGGATTGGGTTTTCGTCGTCTTTCAATTCTTGACTTGTCGGACGCCGGCCATCAGCCCATGGTCAGTGAGGACGGTCAGTATGTCATGGTGTTCAACGGAGAAATTTTTAATTACATCGAATTGCGATCGGAGCTTCGACAGCTAGGATATCAATTTCGGTCGAGCGGAGACAGCGAGGTGTTGCTCGCTGCGTATCGTCAGTGGGGGGCCGACTGTCTACCAAAACTCAACGGGATGTGGGCGTTCGTCATTTATGACCGCCGGCACCGCCGGCTCTTCGGCTCACGGGATCGATTCGGCATCAAGCCACTCTACTACAGTCGCAACCACGATATCGTGCTGTTCGCCTCTGAAATCAAGGCGCTGCGGGCATCGGGGTATCGACAGAACGACATCAATTGGCGGATTGCTGCCAGGTTCTTGCTGGAGGGACGACTGGATGGTCACGTGGAGACCTTCTATGAGGGTATCCGCCAGATTCCTCCTGGGAGTGGGTTTGAGGTGGATGTGGACGGTACGTGGCGCCTATGGCCCTTTTGGTCCCTCGAAACATTGCCTCCGACGGTATCGGATAACCCGGCAGCCGCGTTTGCGGATCTCTTCGAAGACTCGGTTCGGATTCGCATGCGAAGCGACGTTCCGGTGGGTGTATGCTTGTCCGGAGGGCTCGATTCGACGGCGATCATTTGTGCGGCGGCCCGTCATCGAAGTGATTACGCCGACGGAGGATCCGAATCCCTCCAGGCGTTTTGTTATATGGACAAACAGTTCGACGAGTCGAAATACATTGCCGACACCTTGACTCAAACCGGTGCTCAATTACGACAACTCGAAACCAGCCCCAGTGAATTATGGAATGATTTGCGCAAAGTCCTGTGGTTTCAGGACGAGCCGGTGCACACCATGACCGCGGTGGTCGGCTATCAATTGATGCGTCTTGCTGCTTCCCAAGGGATTCGTGTGGTACTGAATGGGCAGGGCGCCGATGAAACGATCGGTGGGTATTCGAGCTATTTTCAGGATTATTGGGTCGCCCTCCTTCGGCAAGGGCGAGTGAGAGAAGCGTGGCAGGCTGTGGCCTCCTACTCGATGGCTCATGGAGGAAGCTCGCAAGAGCGCTTTACCGAGGCGGTGAGTCGCTGTCTTTCAAGGGAAATGTATAAAATCGGCGCGTACCAGCAATGGGCACAGGCAAGGCGGCAGGTGCGCCTTTGCAGGAATCCATGGTTTTCAACCGACTTGACCAAGTACTGCATCAACGAAGACGATTCACCGGTATCCGGGACGTTGTCGAGGGCCCTGAACCAGTCGGTCGTTTCCGCCCCGTTACCCCTGTATCTTCGGATCGAAGATCGCAATTCCATGGCCAACTCAATCGAAGCCAGGCTTCCCTTTCTGGACTATCGTCTGGTGTCTTTTGTGTGCGGCCTTCCCGACGACTGGAAGATACGAGGGCCTTGGAATAAATATATACTTCGGGAAGGGATGAGGGGTCGGATTCCCGAGTCCGTGCGGGCGCGGGTAGATAAAATGGGGTTCCCGACGGCAAGCAAAAAGTGGTTTGCTCATGATCTCCATGAGCCGCTCCGTGACATACTGGGAAGTCGAACGGTTCGAGAGCGAGGCATCTACAATGTCGGAGCTCTGTTGACGGATTTGGAGCGCCACCGTCGAGGAGAAATCGATTTCGCCGACAAACTGTTCCATGTCGCGGAATTTGAGATCCTTTCCGACTTTATACGACAAGATCCCATTTCTGCTTCGTAG
- a CDS encoding UDP-N-acetylglucosamine 2-epimerase, with protein MDLLKRSMTKKKVTSMKVLNIVGARPNFMKIAPLMREMRTHSDMTPLLVHTGQHYDVKMAGQFFEDLQIPLPDVSLDVGSGTHAVQTAEVMKRLEPIVLQERPDVVVVVGDVNSTMAAALTSVKLHVPVAHVEAGLRSGDRSMPEEINRIVTDAVSDYLFVTEESGRRNLLAEGVPEKKIFFVGNVMIDSLEASRRLWSNSTMVDRLKLSNTPYGVATLHRPSNVDDIKVLRGLIDTLLEISRRLPIIFPIHPRTKKALESIGSFGPELYFGPPPTPSQGVHCMDPIGYLDFMSLVAHASLVLTDSGGIQEETTVLGVPCLTLRENTERPITVTHGTNRVIGAAPTRILTEAMKVLDDARSPLAPPPLWDGHASERIVHVLRDQFRARQVA; from the coding sequence TTGGATTTGTTGAAACGCAGCATGACGAAAAAGAAAGTAACCTCAATGAAAGTACTCAATATTGTCGGGGCCAGACCAAACTTCATGAAGATTGCACCGTTGATGCGGGAAATGCGCACACATTCGGACATGACCCCACTCTTGGTCCACACGGGCCAACATTATGACGTGAAAATGGCCGGACAGTTCTTTGAGGATCTGCAGATTCCGTTACCGGACGTTTCGCTGGATGTCGGATCCGGCACTCATGCCGTCCAGACGGCCGAGGTCATGAAGCGACTCGAACCGATCGTGCTGCAAGAACGCCCCGATGTTGTCGTGGTGGTCGGTGATGTCAATTCCACCATGGCAGCGGCTCTGACGTCGGTCAAGTTGCATGTGCCGGTGGCACATGTAGAGGCCGGGCTTCGAAGCGGTGATCGCTCAATGCCGGAGGAAATCAACCGTATCGTCACGGATGCGGTTTCTGACTATCTGTTTGTGACTGAGGAAAGCGGGCGCCGAAATCTGCTTGCGGAAGGTGTGCCGGAGAAGAAGATATTTTTTGTCGGGAACGTGATGATTGACTCGCTGGAGGCATCGCGTCGATTGTGGAGTAATTCCACAATGGTGGATCGGCTCAAGCTGAGTAATACACCGTATGGGGTTGCGACACTTCATCGTCCGTCCAACGTCGATGACATCAAGGTGTTGAGGGGGTTGATCGATACGTTGCTGGAAATCTCTCGGCGCCTGCCGATTATTTTTCCCATCCACCCGCGCACAAAAAAAGCGCTTGAATCGATCGGAAGCTTCGGTCCCGAGTTGTATTTCGGTCCTCCGCCGACGCCGTCGCAGGGCGTGCATTGCATGGACCCCATCGGATATCTCGATTTCATGTCTCTGGTCGCCCATGCCAGCCTCGTCTTAACCGATTCCGGCGGCATTCAGGAGGAGACGACGGTGCTCGGCGTTCCTTGTTTGACGCTGCGAGAAAACACGGAGCGACCGATTACCGTGACGCATGGAACGAATCGAGTGATTGGGGCTGCGCCCACCAGAATTCTGACCGAAGCCATGAAGGTCCTCGATGACGCTCGTTCTCCTCTTGCGCCTCCCCCCTTGTGGGATGGGCATGCCTCTGAACGCATTGTCCATGTACTCCGGGATCAATTTCGTGCTCGGCAGGTTGCCTGA
- a CDS encoding DegT/DnrJ/EryC1/StrS aminotransferase has translation MKAQRTLPPSAAPIGWHDLIQGLVGFTRPQATVLRLQAEFREYFGVKHVWFVSSGKAALTIILRALHGLSGRQKVVVPGYTCFSVPSAVVRARLSVVLCDVAPQSFDLDFEQLERLADSEVLCVLATHLFGIGVDVPRIVELCRRRGIFVVEDVAQAFGGSYEGTPFGAMGDVAFLSFGRGKHLTCGSGGAILTNDDRIGEAVAREYAQIPAGSPLDMLKNWLEVAATQLLIHPSLYWLPAGLPFLKLGETKFYRDFPVARMDPVRAGLLRRWKERLARSTSSRVSHAEHLIRSLDPGGVQMVKPSVPGQSVYLRLPVLMGSKQEKESVCLMSKAQGLGVSAAYPSSIQQVPELREVLSSQSVPRAAMMAERLVTVPTHELLSDADLARICSAVQHVQGVGGSGASSSSEINERRQSVSELPRVS, from the coding sequence ATGAAGGCGCAACGAACACTTCCTCCGTCGGCTGCACCGATCGGTTGGCACGATCTCATTCAGGGGTTGGTGGGTTTCACACGTCCACAAGCCACTGTTCTCCGACTGCAAGCCGAATTTCGCGAGTACTTCGGTGTGAAGCATGTATGGTTCGTGTCCTCCGGAAAAGCCGCGCTCACTATCATCCTCCGGGCCTTGCATGGTCTTTCCGGGCGGCAAAAGGTCGTCGTTCCAGGGTATACATGTTTTTCCGTGCCGTCGGCCGTCGTCCGCGCTCGACTCTCGGTGGTATTGTGCGACGTGGCTCCGCAGTCGTTCGACCTTGACTTTGAACAGCTCGAACGGCTTGCGGATTCCGAAGTCCTGTGTGTGCTGGCGACACATTTGTTCGGGATCGGGGTTGATGTGCCGCGGATTGTCGAGTTGTGTCGTCGGCGGGGCATCTTTGTGGTGGAAGATGTGGCGCAGGCGTTTGGAGGGAGTTACGAGGGAACGCCGTTCGGGGCTATGGGCGATGTTGCATTTTTGAGTTTCGGCAGGGGAAAACACCTCACCTGTGGATCCGGAGGGGCCATTCTCACGAATGATGATCGAATCGGGGAAGCCGTGGCTCGTGAATATGCACAGATTCCTGCTGGATCGCCGCTCGACATGTTGAAGAATTGGTTGGAGGTGGCGGCCACACAGCTGTTGATCCACCCATCGCTCTATTGGTTGCCGGCCGGACTTCCATTCTTGAAGCTGGGAGAGACGAAATTCTACAGGGATTTTCCGGTCGCTCGCATGGACCCGGTACGGGCCGGATTGTTGCGACGGTGGAAGGAGCGTCTTGCTCGTTCGACATCAAGTCGTGTGTCGCATGCGGAGCACCTGATACGATCTCTCGACCCAGGTGGTGTGCAGATGGTCAAACCATCCGTGCCAGGGCAGTCAGTCTATCTGCGGCTGCCTGTTTTGATGGGTTCCAAGCAGGAGAAGGAATCGGTATGTCTGATGTCGAAGGCGCAGGGCCTCGGAGTGAGCGCCGCATACCCGTCATCGATCCAACAGGTACCTGAGCTTCGAGAGGTGCTCTCATCCCAGAGCGTGCCGCGAGCGGCGATGATGGCGGAACGGCTCGTCACCGTCCCGACGCATGAATTATTGTCCGATGCCGATCTCGCACGGATTTGCAGCGCCGTTCAACACGTTCAAGGTGTTGGGGGATCAGGTGCTTCCTCTTCGTCGGAAATCAATGAGAGGCGGCAGAGTGTTTCCGAGCTACCGCGAGTCAGTTGA
- a CDS encoding Glycosyl transferase, group 2 family, giving the protein MWLAEWTFWGSLLFIFYAYAGYLLVLLALSCFRNRPVSAGDIQPTVSFVITAYNEEGRIKEKIENTLQQQYPRERLEMVVASDCSSDRTDEIVRTYASSGVRLIRAPERRGKEAAQKLAVGQTSGEVLVFSDTATTLPPHGIANIVKPFNDPTVGCVSSVDRFIDAEGNLSGEGAYVTYEMLLRRLETKVNTLVGLSGSFFAARRAVCTPWADDLQSDFNTLLNSMRVGLRGVSAPESVGYYKNLTDEKKEYQRKVRTVLRGIAVFMRSLPMLNPFRYGLFAWQLFSHKLCRWLVPFAMIVALVSNVVLTTQSMLYQVLLTGQVLFYVMAAVYAWCQWIPKSNLLRLPSFFVLVNLSILDAWIRYMRGDRVFRWEPSKR; this is encoded by the coding sequence ATGTGGTTGGCTGAATGGACCTTCTGGGGGTCGCTCCTGTTTATATTCTATGCGTATGCAGGGTATTTGCTTGTCTTGCTGGCCCTCTCCTGTTTCAGGAATCGACCGGTGTCGGCGGGTGATATCCAACCAACGGTTTCGTTTGTGATTACGGCCTACAACGAGGAAGGGCGTATCAAGGAAAAGATCGAAAATACTCTTCAGCAACAGTATCCCCGCGAACGTCTCGAAATGGTTGTGGCATCCGACTGTTCATCGGACAGGACCGATGAGATCGTGCGCACCTATGCGTCGTCGGGCGTGCGGCTCATCCGTGCACCGGAACGACGAGGCAAGGAAGCCGCCCAGAAGCTGGCGGTCGGTCAGACGAGTGGGGAGGTATTGGTGTTCTCGGATACGGCCACCACGCTACCGCCTCACGGCATCGCCAATATCGTGAAGCCGTTCAATGATCCCACCGTCGGCTGCGTGAGCAGCGTGGACCGGTTTATCGACGCGGAGGGCAATCTGAGCGGCGAGGGCGCTTACGTCACGTATGAGATGCTGCTCCGTCGATTGGAAACCAAGGTGAATACGTTGGTCGGCCTCAGCGGGTCGTTTTTTGCCGCGAGAAGAGCGGTCTGTACTCCCTGGGCGGATGATTTGCAAAGTGATTTCAACACGCTGTTGAATTCGATGAGGGTCGGTCTTCGCGGCGTCTCCGCTCCGGAAAGTGTCGGATACTATAAAAATTTGACGGATGAGAAAAAGGAATACCAGCGCAAGGTCCGGACGGTCCTCAGAGGGATTGCGGTCTTCATGCGAAGTCTGCCAATGTTGAATCCGTTTCGCTATGGGCTCTTCGCGTGGCAATTATTCAGTCATAAGCTATGTCGATGGCTCGTTCCTTTTGCCATGATCGTCGCCCTCGTTTCCAACGTGGTGCTGACGACACAGTCCATGCTGTATCAAGTGCTGTTGACGGGCCAGGTGCTTTTTTATGTCATGGCGGCGGTCTATGCCTGGTGCCAGTGGATACCCAAGAGCAATCTGCTACGGTTGCCCTCGTTTTTTGTGCTGGTCAATCTCTCCATCCTGGATGCCTGGATTCGGTATATGAGAGGAGATCGTGTCTTTCGCTGGGAGCCGTCCAAACGTTGA